The Brienomyrus brachyistius isolate T26 unplaced genomic scaffold, BBRACH_0.4 scaffold48, whole genome shotgun sequence genome window below encodes:
- the LOC125723418 gene encoding uncharacterized protein LOC125723418 isoform X2 has translation MLNGGEENVCEVGVNVEEVKGGGGKSTGNAVEYVVSQVGRTWLEPIQEEDLEEDEETDEELQEAEDTDAATVDSWQCMAAYVARIWLQTLQEDRPEENEEADVVFQQAEDADATTLVRFQCMVASEDRSQLLTIPEEGPEEEDETEVMKTDKTKEDADAAEKIYSEEVSFHVNAEDLSEDDTEKSHKKKKKKMKWCFFCCPLPFRRSSKRQ, from the coding sequence atgctaaatggaggtgaggagaatgtatgtgaggtgggagtgaatgtggaggaggttaagggaggaggagggaaaagtacagggaatgctgtggaatatgtggtgtcacaagtaggcagaacttggctagaacccatccaggaggaagaccttgaggaagatgaagaaacagatgaggagcttcaggaagcagaagacactgatgctgccacagtggacagttggcagtgcatggcggcatatgtagccagaatatggctgcagactttacaggaagatcgacctgaggaaaatgaagaagctgatgtggtattccagcaggcagaagatgctgatgctaccacactggtcaggtttcagtgtatggtggcatctgaagacagatcacagctactgactataccagaagaaggacctgaggaagaggacgagactgaagtgatgaagacagataaaacaaaagaagatgctgatgctgccgagaagatctacagtgaagaagtatcattccatgtgaatgccgaagatctttctgaagatgatactgagaagagccacaagaagaagaagaagaagatgaagtggtgcttcttctgctgtcccctgcccttcagaagaagtagcaagaggcagtaa